The following are encoded in a window of Halosolutus halophilus genomic DNA:
- a CDS encoding Lrp/AsnC family transcriptional regulator, translating to MSEKPLDDLDRRIVHSLQQDARKTSASEIAERAGVSASTVRNRIRNLEETGILTGYRPEVNYEKASYQLQTLIVCTAPIPDREALAKKALEVSGVVAVREIMTGTENVHVEAIGSDGDDLSRIGRDLDELGLEVVDEDLIRNEYECAFYGFDVEDV from the coding sequence ATGAGCGAGAAGCCGCTCGACGATCTCGATCGACGAATCGTACACAGTCTCCAGCAGGACGCCCGCAAGACGTCGGCGAGCGAGATTGCAGAACGGGCAGGCGTCTCGGCCAGCACGGTCCGGAATCGGATCCGGAATCTGGAGGAAACGGGCATCCTCACCGGTTACCGACCCGAAGTGAACTACGAGAAGGCCAGTTATCAGCTACAGACGCTCATCGTCTGCACTGCGCCCATCCCCGATCGAGAAGCCCTCGCGAAGAAAGCCCTGGAGGTGTCAGGCGTCGTCGCAGTTAGAGAGATCATGACCGGCACCGAGAACGTCCACGTCGAAGCGATCGGATCGGACGGCGACGACCTGAGCCGAATCGGCCGGGATCTCGACGAACTCGGCCTCGAAGTCGTCGACGAGGACTTGATACGAAACGAGTACGAGTGCGCCTTCTACGGGTTCGACGTCGAGGACGTATAG
- a CDS encoding RNB domain-containing ribonuclease, translating to MSDDAQAEAGTAEGQGPVEISEDLARHLENKREELFEKFEIRDGFPAEVIEEAEERTEDVQSEIADEIDEREDLRDLTTWTTDPIDAQDFDDALSIEEREEEYVLWVHIADVTHYVNPDTAMWDEAVERGNTVYLPGYTIHMLPPVLAETVCSLVPNEDRLAHTVEMHLDKENLGYESIDIYKSVIESDERLTYSQAENRLEDPDAPLHEENVLVHELADRMHEQRKEDGSLVLNPRRDRAHTIIEECMLKANKAVTHTLMWDRGVEAMYRVHPQPSPDEWSEALREIQDLDGVSIPGDTWDDPRKAVNATLEDAPARQLDKIQWAVMKVMPRARYMNDPFGGHHALNFEIYGHFTSPIRRLSDLINHWIVYKNDVPENLVELCDRASDKGKAAEQCEREYKNFLQEVGLDPMAVNNRGIEVVDESEAEKTL from the coding sequence ATGAGCGACGACGCACAGGCCGAAGCCGGGACGGCCGAAGGGCAGGGGCCCGTCGAGATCTCCGAAGACCTCGCGCGCCACCTCGAGAACAAGCGCGAGGAACTGTTCGAGAAGTTCGAGATTCGCGACGGATTCCCCGCCGAGGTCATCGAAGAAGCCGAGGAACGGACGGAGGACGTCCAGTCCGAGATCGCCGACGAGATCGACGAGCGAGAGGATCTCCGCGACCTGACGACCTGGACGACCGACCCGATCGACGCACAGGACTTCGACGACGCGCTCTCGATCGAGGAACGCGAGGAGGAGTACGTCCTCTGGGTCCACATCGCCGACGTGACCCACTACGTCAACCCCGACACGGCGATGTGGGACGAGGCGGTCGAGCGCGGAAACACGGTCTACCTGCCGGGCTATACGATCCACATGCTCCCGCCGGTACTGGCCGAGACGGTCTGTTCGCTCGTGCCCAACGAGGATCGGCTGGCCCACACCGTCGAGATGCACCTCGACAAGGAGAATCTCGGCTACGAGTCGATCGACATCTACAAGTCGGTCATCGAGTCCGACGAACGGCTCACCTACTCGCAGGCCGAGAACCGCCTGGAGGATCCCGACGCACCGCTGCACGAGGAGAACGTGCTGGTCCACGAACTCGCCGATCGGATGCACGAACAGCGCAAGGAGGACGGCTCACTCGTGCTCAATCCGAGACGCGATCGTGCCCACACGATCATCGAGGAGTGCATGCTGAAGGCCAACAAGGCCGTCACGCACACGCTGATGTGGGATCGCGGCGTCGAGGCGATGTACCGGGTCCACCCCCAGCCCAGCCCCGACGAGTGGTCCGAAGCCCTCCGGGAGATCCAGGATCTCGACGGCGTCTCGATCCCCGGCGACACGTGGGACGACCCGCGGAAAGCGGTCAACGCGACGCTGGAGGACGCCCCGGCCCGCCAACTCGACAAGATCCAGTGGGCGGTGATGAAGGTGATGCCCCGGGCGCGCTACATGAACGACCCCTTCGGCGGCCACCACGCGCTGAACTTCGAAATCTACGGCCACTTCACGAGTCCCATCCGCCGGCTCTCGGACCTCATCAACCACTGGATCGTCTACAAGAACGACGTCCCCGAGAACCTCGTGGAACTCTGCGATCGGGCCAGCGACAAGGGGAAAGCCGCCGAGCAGTGCGAACGCGAGTACAAGAACTTCCTCCAGGAGGTCGGCCTCGACCCGATGGCGGTCAACAATCGCGGGATCGAAGTCGTCGACGAGAGCGAGGCCGAGAAGACGCTGTGA
- a CDS encoding S8 family peptidase — translation MSDKHVTRRRLLRNTAAGVTATGMAGTAVAQGRSKRKIVGLNADAPFGLARKAASEVTHELDFDRVGKVVSGTFSAEAVEGLEKHPNVRYVEDEGTMQALAQTLPWGVDRVDADVLHSNGETGNGADIAIIDTGIDADHPDLQANLGTGEDFTGTGSWDDDNGHGTHCAGIADAVDNSEGVVGVSTEATLHAVKVLDSQGSGTYSDIAAGIEWVADQGYDVGSMSLGGSSGSSALQDAVQYAQSNGVLLIAAAGNSGPCSDCVGYPAAYSEVMAVSSTNSSDGLSSFSSTGPEVEIAAPGSDIYSTYNDGGYNTLSGTSMACPHVSGAAGQLMANGYTNSEARQTMKDTAEDLGLASNEQGAGLLDAEAAVTGGGSDPVLTVYTDSATGVGETAATLNGTLNELGGASSADVYFEWGEAGSGLPNTTSTQTLTSTGSFSDDISGLNSGTDYEFRAVANGSDGSSDTGATASFTTDSGDGGCFITTATAGEGHTLNSLRRFRDESMSATPVGRGLVGLYYRISPPIAETLERNPRSLTARATRSIVDRCASLSDRQDETDSAAESALLGVALTMLYVVGILVGAGGHAGIRTRELLDSS, via the coding sequence ATGTCAGACAAACACGTCACTCGCCGCCGTCTGCTCCGCAACACCGCTGCAGGCGTGACGGCGACGGGAATGGCAGGTACAGCAGTCGCACAGGGACGATCGAAACGGAAAATCGTCGGATTGAACGCCGACGCACCGTTCGGACTCGCGAGGAAGGCGGCCAGCGAAGTCACGCACGAACTGGACTTCGATCGGGTCGGGAAAGTCGTGTCCGGCACGTTCTCGGCCGAGGCGGTCGAGGGGCTGGAGAAACACCCGAACGTCCGCTACGTCGAGGACGAGGGCACGATGCAGGCGCTGGCGCAGACGCTCCCGTGGGGCGTCGATCGCGTCGACGCCGACGTTCTCCACTCGAACGGCGAGACCGGAAACGGCGCCGATATCGCCATCATCGACACGGGGATCGACGCCGACCACCCCGACCTCCAGGCGAACCTGGGGACCGGCGAGGACTTCACCGGTACGGGATCGTGGGACGACGACAACGGCCACGGGACCCACTGTGCGGGCATCGCCGACGCCGTCGACAACAGCGAGGGCGTCGTCGGCGTTTCGACGGAGGCGACGCTACACGCGGTGAAGGTGCTCGACAGCCAGGGCAGCGGGACCTACTCGGACATCGCGGCCGGCATCGAGTGGGTCGCCGACCAAGGGTACGACGTCGGGTCGATGTCTCTCGGTGGCTCCTCGGGGAGTTCGGCGCTCCAGGACGCCGTCCAGTACGCCCAGAGCAACGGCGTGTTGCTGATCGCCGCGGCCGGCAATTCCGGGCCGTGCTCGGACTGCGTCGGCTACCCTGCCGCGTACTCCGAGGTCATGGCGGTTTCCTCGACCAACAGCAGCGACGGCCTGTCGAGTTTCTCCTCGACGGGGCCGGAGGTCGAGATCGCCGCGCCCGGGTCGGACATCTACTCGACGTACAACGACGGTGGCTACAACACCCTCTCGGGCACCTCGATGGCGTGTCCCCACGTCTCCGGCGCCGCGGGCCAGTTGATGGCCAACGGCTACACCAACTCGGAAGCGCGCCAGACGATGAAAGACACGGCCGAGGACCTCGGACTCGCGAGCAACGAACAGGGCGCTGGCCTGCTCGACGCCGAGGCTGCGGTGACCGGAGGTGGCAGCGACCCCGTCCTCACCGTCTACACCGATTCGGCGACCGGCGTCGGCGAGACGGCCGCGACGTTGAACGGCACGCTGAACGAGCTCGGCGGTGCCAGCAGCGCGGACGTCTACTTCGAGTGGGGCGAGGCCGGAAGCGGCCTCCCGAACACGACGAGCACCCAGACGCTCACGTCGACGGGATCGTTCAGCGACGACATCTCCGGGCTGAACTCCGGGACGGACTACGAGTTCCGCGCGGTCGCCAACGGAAGCGACGGGAGCTCGGACACCGGAGCCACGGCGTCGTTCACGACTGACAGCGGCGACGGCGGCTGTTTCATCACCACGGCAACCGCTGGCGAAGGGCACACGCTGAACTCGCTGCGCCGGTTCCGAGACGAGTCCATGTCGGCGACGCCGGTGGGTCGCGGTCTGGTCGGGCTCTACTACCGGATCAGCCCACCCATCGCCGAGACGCTGGAACGGAACCCCAGGAGCCTGACGGCCCGGGCCACCCGATCGATCGTGGACCGGTGTGCCTCGCTGTCGGACAGACAGGACGAGACCGATTCGGCCGCCGAGAGCGCGCTCCTGGGCGTCGCACTCACGATGCTGTACGTCGTCGGCATCCTGGTGGGTGCCGGTGGCCACGCCGGAATCCGCACGCGAGAGTTGCTGGACTCGTCGTGA
- a CDS encoding DUF5518 domain-containing protein, producing the protein MDPEPSPSTTTDAPETDRRSSTAVNALIGAVAGIVLSFIPLSTLLGGAVAGYLEGGDTNDGLRVGAIAGLIMLVPFVLIGLFFVTFLLGVGPGGPPLAFGMMAVFMLVVGALYTIGLSAIGGYLGVYLKYEL; encoded by the coding sequence ATGGACCCCGAACCATCCCCGTCGACCACGACCGATGCACCGGAGACGGACAGGCGTTCAAGCACCGCGGTCAACGCGCTGATCGGCGCGGTCGCCGGGATCGTCCTCTCGTTCATCCCACTGTCGACGCTCCTCGGTGGCGCGGTCGCCGGCTACCTCGAGGGCGGCGACACGAACGACGGACTGAGAGTCGGTGCGATCGCCGGCCTCATCATGCTCGTCCCGTTCGTGCTCATCGGCCTGTTCTTCGTGACGTTCCTCCTCGGCGTCGGGCCAGGCGGTCCGCCCCTCGCGTTCGGCATGATGGCCGTCTTCATGCTGGTCGTCGGCGCGCTGTACACGATCGGATTGAGCGCGATCGGCGGTTATCTCGGCGTCTACCTCAAGTACGAACTGTGA
- a CDS encoding cell division protein SepF: protein MGLMSKILGGNQSRTAEDYVELGLDDVPAESTEATMQVHIAEVDNQADAIDIKDAVYDGDLVVADITRLRTEDKTVEHIVDELRQVAQEVDGDIVRKGEDQIIITPTGVRISREKLGQNF from the coding sequence ATGGGACTCATGAGCAAAATTCTCGGCGGCAACCAGTCCCGGACCGCCGAGGATTACGTCGAACTGGGCCTCGACGACGTACCCGCAGAGTCGACAGAGGCGACGATGCAGGTCCACATCGCGGAGGTAGACAACCAGGCCGACGCCATCGACATCAAAGACGCCGTCTACGACGGTGATCTGGTCGTCGCGGACATCACGCGCCTGCGAACCGAGGACAAAACCGTCGAACACATCGTCGACGAACTCCGGCAGGTCGCCCAGGAGGTCGACGGCGACATCGTCCGGAAAGGCGAAGATCAGATCATCATCACGCCGACCGGCGTCCGGATCAGCCGCGAGAAACTGGGCCAGAACTTCTGA
- a CDS encoding heavy metal translocating P-type ATPase, whose amino-acid sequence MTDECTLCGLPTPTPAVTTTDVRGSFCCRGCLEVARAVDEIEDVDTTAVREYSRTVADDDAAVTAADELEEVFLEIGGMHCTTCEAFLSLRGESRDGIDSVEASYATDTARIRYDPERIDVADIPAVLSGYGYTAKRRDRTDDDRPNRDEETLQRLLVGGFLAMLVMPWYVFFLYPSYVGIETGILTADRTSVFGLYFPMAVIGTLSSIVVFYTGWPILRGAYVSVRARQPNMDLLLSVAILSAFTYSTVALITGSIHLYYDVSIAIVIIVTAGSYYEGKRKRRATGLLSDLITTRVTEATRRDEDGVTETVHVDDLEPEDEVVVRPGERVPIDGTVVEGVAAVDEAVLTGESLPSTKRPGDAVIGGSVVTDDALVFAVDEDAESTLDRITSLLWTVQSNRPGVQRFADRLATVFVPLVLLLGTGVTGWRLAVGEPIAGALLAGLTVLVAACPCAMGLATPLAVAGGLRDALGRGVVVTNGSLFEDAPTVDTVVFDKTGTLTTGEMTVRKVIGDADALVAAAAVERRSSHPIGSAIVDHAQAVTDGGTGRDGEDDDGDRGFADVETGTVTDFERHPGEGVSGDVAGEEVVVGTDELVERRCGPLPDRLRAAVENAREDGDVPAVVGRGSRPAAVAVVGDRERGDWRRTLDAFDDRGVIVLTGDDETAAARFRDHPAVDRVFAGVPPDGKAATIRRVGATGSTAMVGDGTNDAPALAAADVGIAIAGTARAADAADVVLVDGALDDVPAVFELASATRRRIRENVGWALCYNAIAIPLAVAGVLNPLFAAVAMATSSVLVVTNSRRELL is encoded by the coding sequence ATGACCGACGAGTGTACGCTGTGTGGATTGCCGACACCGACGCCAGCCGTCACGACGACCGACGTTCGGGGATCGTTCTGCTGTCGTGGGTGTCTGGAGGTCGCTCGAGCGGTCGACGAGATAGAAGACGTGGATACGACAGCGGTCAGGGAGTACTCTCGTACCGTCGCCGACGACGACGCAGCCGTCACGGCCGCCGACGAACTGGAGGAGGTCTTCCTCGAGATCGGCGGAATGCACTGTACCACGTGCGAGGCGTTCCTCTCCCTTCGGGGCGAATCCCGCGACGGGATCGACTCCGTCGAGGCGAGCTACGCGACTGACACCGCACGCATACGATACGATCCCGAGCGGATCGACGTGGCGGATATTCCGGCGGTGTTGAGCGGATACGGATACACCGCGAAACGCAGGGACCGAACCGACGACGATCGGCCGAACCGCGACGAGGAGACGCTTCAGCGACTGCTCGTCGGTGGGTTTCTCGCGATGCTCGTCATGCCGTGGTACGTCTTCTTCCTCTATCCGAGCTACGTCGGAATCGAGACGGGTATCCTCACCGCCGATAGAACCTCGGTATTCGGTCTCTATTTCCCGATGGCGGTCATCGGAACGCTCTCGAGTATCGTCGTCTTCTACACCGGATGGCCGATACTCCGGGGCGCGTACGTCAGCGTTCGAGCGCGGCAGCCGAACATGGACCTCCTCCTTTCGGTGGCGATACTGTCGGCCTTCACGTACAGTACGGTCGCGCTCATCACCGGGAGCATCCACCTCTACTACGACGTCTCGATCGCGATCGTGATCATCGTCACCGCCGGCAGTTACTACGAGGGGAAACGAAAGCGACGGGCGACCGGCCTGCTGTCGGATCTCATCACGACGCGGGTCACCGAGGCGACGCGTCGAGACGAAGACGGGGTAACGGAGACGGTTCACGTGGACGACCTCGAACCGGAAGACGAGGTTGTGGTCCGACCGGGCGAGCGCGTTCCGATCGACGGGACCGTCGTGGAAGGCGTCGCTGCGGTCGACGAGGCCGTGTTGACGGGGGAGTCGCTTCCCAGTACGAAACGGCCGGGAGATGCCGTCATCGGCGGGAGCGTCGTCACCGATGACGCGCTCGTCTTCGCGGTAGACGAAGACGCCGAAAGTACGCTCGATCGCATCACGTCGCTGCTCTGGACCGTACAGAGCAATCGGCCCGGAGTGCAGCGATTCGCCGATCGCCTCGCGACGGTGTTCGTACCGCTCGTCCTCTTGTTGGGGACGGGCGTAACCGGTTGGCGTCTGGCCGTCGGTGAACCGATAGCAGGGGCACTGTTAGCCGGGCTGACGGTTCTGGTCGCTGCCTGTCCCTGCGCGATGGGACTGGCGACGCCGCTGGCGGTCGCTGGCGGCCTCCGCGACGCGCTCGGACGCGGCGTCGTCGTCACCAACGGATCGCTGTTCGAGGACGCACCGACGGTCGACACGGTAGTCTTCGACAAGACGGGGACCCTCACGACGGGCGAGATGACCGTTCGGAAGGTGATCGGCGACGCCGACGCGCTGGTTGCGGCGGCCGCCGTCGAGCGGCGGTCGTCTCACCCGATCGGGTCCGCGATCGTCGACCACGCACAGGCTGTGACCGACGGTGGAACGGGCAGGGACGGGGAGGATGACGACGGCGATCGGGGTTTCGCCGACGTCGAGACGGGAACGGTGACCGACTTCGAACGCCATCCCGGAGAGGGCGTGAGCGGCGATGTCGCCGGCGAGGAGGTCGTCGTCGGAACGGACGAACTCGTCGAGCGGCGGTGTGGACCGCTCCCGGATCGCCTCCGGGCGGCCGTCGAGAACGCGAGGGAAGACGGCGACGTCCCCGCCGTCGTCGGTCGAGGAAGTCGACCGGCGGCGGTCGCGGTCGTCGGAGACCGCGAACGGGGCGACTGGCGACGGACGCTCGACGCGTTCGACGATCGAGGGGTGATCGTCCTCACGGGTGACGACGAGACGGCAGCCGCACGGTTCCGCGACCACCCCGCCGTCGATCGAGTGTTCGCAGGCGTTCCACCCGACGGGAAAGCGGCGACGATCCGTCGGGTAGGAGCTACCGGTTCGACAGCGATGGTCGGCGACGGAACGAACGACGCGCCGGCGCTGGCGGCGGCCGACGTCGGGATCGCGATCGCCGGGACGGCCCGTGCTGCGGACGCAGCGGACGTCGTGCTCGTCGACGGGGCGCTGGACGATGTCCCGGCCGTGTTCGAACTCGCTTCGGCGACGCGACGCCGCATCCGAGAGAACGTCGGCTGGGCGCTCTGCTACAACGCGATCGCGATTCCCCTGGCCGTCGCCGGCGTTCTCAACCCGCTCTTCGCGGCCGTCGCGATGGCCACCAGTAGCGTCCTCGTCGTCACGAATTCCCGACGTGAGTTGCTGTGA
- a CDS encoding amino acid permease, whose translation MPKELERDLGLFAVVAISIGAMIGSGIFILPGLALKTAGPAVILAYLLAGVLVLPAALSKAEMATAMPEAGGTYIYIERGMGPLLGTIAGIGTWFSLSFKGALALVGGVPYLLYLFDLPVKPVAIALAAVLVLVNLLGAKQTGRLQIAIVTVMLAAMVWFVAGGLRSTTGTYYGGFFDKGSGGLLAATGLVFVSYAGVTKIASVAEEVENPDRNIPLGILASLSFTTLLYVLIVVVMVGVTPPDLLSDSAVPMIHAAEATLAWPGVVAVIVAAVLALVSTANAGVLSSSRYPFAMARDELAPPSLTAIHEQWGTPVRAITLTGAVMLLLIAFVPILQIAKLASAFQIVVFALVNGAVIAFREGNVGEYDPSFHSPLYPWTQIVGIAGGFLLIGYMGTIPLVGAVVITVGSVLWYAYYARDRVQREGAATDVVRRTVGRKAVERTKSTFEEVAGYEVLVAITEETSGRRERTLLRIAADIARENDGTVTVVQFDEVPDQVPLRQASETQSPADIEFEERTAPLTEEFDVPVHYGEIVSHDTKRAIVNFAEHEGADFLLLERSDDPLYASVFGTPVEWITRKAPCDVLLIEDRDLDRVDAVTVITDRGPFDPQKITVANALASEAGGSIDLLYPLDDAATQTQRETIDEYLAELESLCSVPVNSSIVETDDPERDFVSVTTSADILVIGTDGGRIRGNLFGRPADRIVNSVDCTAIQVESNWGSSGPLRRAVERFVF comes from the coding sequence ATGCCAAAAGAACTCGAACGAGACCTCGGACTGTTCGCGGTCGTTGCTATCAGTATCGGCGCGATGATTGGAAGCGGGATCTTCATCCTTCCCGGCCTGGCACTGAAGACGGCAGGACCGGCGGTCATCCTCGCGTACCTGCTCGCCGGGGTACTCGTCCTGCCGGCCGCCCTGAGCAAGGCGGAGATGGCGACGGCGATGCCGGAGGCCGGCGGTACGTACATCTACATCGAACGCGGAATGGGGCCGCTGCTCGGAACGATCGCCGGCATCGGGACGTGGTTCTCCCTGTCGTTCAAGGGAGCGCTGGCGCTGGTCGGGGGCGTCCCCTACTTGCTGTACCTGTTCGACCTGCCAGTGAAGCCAGTTGCGATCGCGCTGGCAGCCGTTCTCGTCCTCGTCAACCTCCTCGGTGCGAAACAGACCGGACGCCTCCAGATCGCCATCGTCACGGTGATGCTCGCGGCGATGGTGTGGTTCGTCGCCGGTGGACTCCGGTCGACGACCGGGACCTACTACGGCGGGTTCTTCGATAAGGGATCGGGTGGTCTCCTCGCCGCTACTGGCCTCGTGTTCGTTTCGTACGCGGGTGTGACCAAGATCGCGAGCGTAGCCGAGGAGGTCGAGAACCCGGATCGAAACATCCCGCTCGGGATCCTGGCGTCGCTTTCGTTCACGACGCTCCTGTACGTGCTCATCGTCGTGGTGATGGTCGGCGTGACGCCACCGGACCTCTTGAGCGACTCCGCGGTGCCGATGATCCACGCGGCCGAGGCGACGCTCGCCTGGCCGGGCGTGGTCGCCGTCATCGTCGCGGCCGTCCTCGCACTGGTCAGTACAGCCAACGCGGGTGTTCTGTCTTCGTCCCGATATCCGTTCGCGATGGCCCGAGACGAACTCGCGCCGCCGTCGCTGACGGCGATCCACGAGCAGTGGGGAACGCCCGTGCGGGCGATCACGCTCACGGGTGCCGTGATGCTGCTGCTCATCGCGTTCGTTCCGATCCTTCAGATTGCGAAACTGGCGAGCGCCTTTCAGATCGTCGTATTCGCCCTGGTCAACGGCGCGGTGATCGCGTTCCGTGAGGGGAACGTCGGGGAGTACGACCCCAGCTTCCACTCCCCGCTGTATCCGTGGACCCAGATCGTCGGCATCGCCGGCGGGTTCCTGCTCATCGGGTATATGGGAACGATCCCGCTCGTCGGCGCCGTCGTCATCACGGTGGGATCGGTGCTGTGGTACGCCTACTACGCGCGAGACCGCGTCCAGCGCGAGGGCGCCGCCACGGACGTCGTACGGCGGACCGTCGGCCGCAAGGCCGTCGAGCGGACTAAATCGACCTTCGAAGAGGTTGCCGGGTACGAGGTGCTCGTCGCGATCACCGAGGAGACGAGCGGGCGGCGAGAGCGTACACTGCTGCGGATCGCCGCCGATATCGCTCGCGAGAACGACGGGACCGTCACCGTCGTTCAGTTCGACGAAGTTCCCGACCAGGTGCCGCTCCGACAGGCATCGGAGACGCAATCGCCGGCGGACATCGAGTTCGAGGAGCGGACGGCGCCCCTCACCGAGGAGTTCGACGTCCCGGTCCACTACGGCGAGATCGTAAGCCACGACACGAAGCGGGCGATCGTCAACTTCGCCGAACACGAGGGTGCGGACTTCCTCCTCCTCGAACGAAGCGACGACCCGCTGTACGCATCGGTGTTCGGCACTCCCGTGGAGTGGATCACCCGCAAGGCACCGTGTGACGTCTTGCTCATCGAGGACCGCGATCTGGACCGGGTCGACGCCGTTACGGTCATTACCGATCGCGGACCCTTCGATCCGCAGAAGATCACCGTCGCGAACGCGTTAGCGAGCGAGGCCGGGGGTAGCATCGACCTGCTGTACCCACTCGATGACGCGGCGACCCAGACGCAACGCGAGACGATAGACGAGTACCTCGCGGAACTGGAGTCGTTGTGTTCGGTTCCGGTGAACAGTTCGATCGTCGAGACCGACGACCCCGAACGGGACTTCGTCTCGGTGACCACCTCCGCCGACATTCTCGTCATCGGGACGGACGGAGGACGGATACGGGGGAACCTGTTCGGTCGGCCGGCGGACAGGATCGTCAACAGCGTCGACTGCACGGCGATTCAGGTCGAGTCGAACTGGGGGAGTTCCGGTCCCCTTCGTCGGGCCGTCGAGCGGTTCGTGTTCTAA
- a CDS encoding RNA-binding protein produces the protein MQVKSRHHLRSDAVSSLEEMLEDQLGVVPEGDAYERVEFEDTDWEVILIDGEPQVAYFDEEPFLTVRGANAYDPDRRLVTVDAGAVSFVSDGADVMRPGITEATDDISPDDLVVIAEESHGKVLAVGRARVDGSDMVGDEGKVVDSLHHVGDELYEFTG, from the coding sequence ATGCAGGTCAAGTCTCGACACCACCTCCGTAGCGACGCCGTCTCCAGTCTCGAAGAGATGCTGGAGGATCAACTCGGCGTCGTTCCCGAGGGTGACGCCTACGAGCGCGTCGAGTTCGAAGACACCGACTGGGAGGTGATCCTCATCGACGGAGAGCCCCAGGTCGCCTACTTCGACGAGGAACCGTTCCTGACGGTCCGCGGAGCGAACGCTTACGATCCCGATCGGCGACTGGTCACCGTCGACGCCGGCGCTGTTTCGTTCGTCAGCGACGGGGCCGACGTGATGCGCCCCGGCATCACCGAGGCCACCGACGACATCTCGCCGGACGACCTGGTCGTGATCGCCGAGGAGTCCCACGGGAAGGTACTGGCCGTCGGCCGCGCCCGCGTCGATGGATCGGACATGGTCGGCGACGAAGGGAAGGTCGTCGACTCGCTACACCACGTCGGCGACGAACTGTACGAGTTCACCGGATAG
- a CDS encoding DUF7562 family protein, which yields MWPSRNRAETVTCLACGSEVPRSRAREYDKYGDRWDRENKEFEHLCKSCHGDLCHHPRDELEELLVELDAGEDTQAAFLEGYLATVEERYGTLEEES from the coding sequence ATGTGGCCCTCCCGGAACCGGGCTGAGACGGTCACGTGTCTCGCCTGTGGCAGCGAGGTCCCCCGTTCGAGAGCCCGCGAATACGACAAGTACGGCGATCGATGGGACCGGGAGAACAAGGAGTTCGAGCACCTCTGTAAGTCCTGCCACGGCGACCTCTGTCACCACCCTCGTGACGAACTCGAGGAGCTACTGGTCGAACTCGACGCGGGCGAGGACACCCAGGCGGCGTTTCTCGAAGGCTATCTGGCGACCGTCGAAGAGCGGTACGGAACGCTCGAGGAAGAGTCCTGA
- a CDS encoding DUF1028 domain-containing protein gives MTFSICVHESYETPDGETHQRFGVAVTTRLPGVGTLCPFVSENCAVATQSLVNVDLGRRGIAYVDDGLAVEDALEALLNADEGAPQRQLHGVDADGTFAFSGEECGDWYGHHEGDHFTVAGNLLTGESVVDATAAAYEANAVHETTDDTSGSPRDGDGPDPLAKRLIDALAAGDVEGGDKREELTVQSAAIVVETTEEYDVTPPYNDLRVDATETPIADLRETYDLAVRGYEDTLERYEAAYEADSLDETDESATHG, from the coding sequence ATGACATTCAGCATCTGCGTCCACGAATCGTACGAAACGCCCGACGGCGAGACACACCAGCGGTTCGGCGTCGCCGTCACGACCCGGCTGCCGGGCGTCGGGACGCTCTGTCCGTTCGTCAGCGAGAACTGCGCCGTCGCGACGCAGAGCCTGGTCAACGTCGACCTCGGCCGGCGGGGGATCGCGTACGTCGACGACGGACTCGCCGTCGAGGACGCCCTTGAGGCGCTGCTCAACGCCGACGAGGGTGCCCCGCAGCGCCAACTCCACGGCGTCGACGCCGACGGAACGTTCGCCTTCTCCGGCGAGGAGTGTGGCGACTGGTACGGCCACCACGAGGGCGATCACTTCACGGTCGCCGGGAACCTCCTGACCGGCGAATCCGTCGTCGACGCGACCGCGGCGGCCTACGAGGCGAACGCGGTCCACGAGACGACCGACGACACGAGCGGCAGTCCACGGGACGGCGACGGTCCCGATCCGCTCGCGAAGCGACTGATCGACGCGCTGGCGGCGGGCGACGTCGAGGGCGGCGACAAACGCGAGGAACTGACCGTCCAGAGCGCCGCGATCGTCGTCGAGACCACCGAGGAGTACGACGTGACGCCCCCGTACAACGACCTCCGGGTGGACGCGACGGAGACGCCGATCGCCGACCTGCGGGAGACGTACGACCTCGCGGTGCGAGGGTACGAGGACACTCTCGAACGGTACGAAGCGGCGTACGAAGCGGATTCGCTGGACGAAACCGACGAGTCGGCTACCCACGGCTAA